One genomic region from Prochlorococcus marinus str. SB encodes:
- a CDS encoding HlyD family efflux transporter periplasmic adaptor subunit — translation MKLKILKNLFIYFLLFTPISLGVISCSGNNKSSSKLKEEITSDFIPPIKAVAALGQLSPSGEIRQLAAPISQFGSSPRIVEILVNEGDFVKKGDILAIFENGEKLIADLERNENLINIINEEITLKKEQIQRYELALNKDVYSFVEFSQRKDELLKLQKQKINLIGDQKNIKIDLLNSKLRSPIDGFILGINTRVGERDQNEGILDIGSSQKMEALIEVYESDIDRVFISQNVELSSENGGFQKILKGKVIRISPQVKQRKVLSTDPTGDADSRIIEVLVKLDQDSIDIVQNYAGMKVIAKFIP, via the coding sequence ATGAAATTAAAAATATTAAAAAATTTATTTATTTATTTTTTATTATTTACACCAATATCTCTTGGTGTTATTTCCTGTTCTGGAAATAATAAATCTAGTTCAAAATTAAAAGAGGAAATAACTTCAGATTTCATACCTCCTATTAAGGCTGTTGCCGCACTTGGTCAACTTTCTCCTTCGGGAGAGATTAGACAATTGGCAGCTCCAATAAGTCAGTTTGGCTCTTCCCCCCGAATTGTAGAAATTTTAGTAAATGAAGGGGATTTCGTAAAAAAAGGTGATATCCTCGCAATCTTTGAAAATGGAGAAAAATTAATCGCTGATCTTGAAAGAAACGAAAATCTAATTAATATTATTAACGAAGAAATTACCCTAAAGAAAGAACAAATTCAAAGATATGAGTTGGCTTTGAACAAAGATGTATATTCTTTTGTAGAGTTTTCACAGAGGAAAGATGAATTATTAAAATTGCAAAAACAGAAAATAAACCTTATCGGAGATCAAAAAAACATCAAGATAGATCTATTAAATTCAAAACTAAGGAGTCCAATCGATGGTTTTATCCTTGGAATAAACACAAGAGTTGGTGAAAGGGATCAAAATGAAGGGATTTTGGATATTGGTTCTAGTCAAAAAATGGAAGCTTTAATAGAGGTTTATGAATCGGACATCGATAGGGTCTTTATCTCTCAGAATGTTGAATTGAGCAGTGAGAATGGAGGTTTCCAAAAAATTCTAAAGGGAAAGGTGATTAGGATTAGTCCTCAGGTAAAACAAAGAAAAGTTCTATCAACTGATCCAACAGGCGATGCTGATTCAAGAATTATCGAGGTACTAGTAAAACTAGATCAAGATTCTATAGATATCGTTCAAAACTATGCAGGAATGAAAGTGATTGCAAAATTTATTCCCTAA
- the devC gene encoding ABC transporter permease DevC yields the protein MSFSFLKFRKIPLAWLLLTRQPLRLAVAIAGISFAGILMFMQLGFRDGLFDTSVTIHKLLDADLVLISPRSKSSISMSGFPKRRLIQTLAVEEVEKTAPVNLNYLLWRNPENLKTRSILALGFNPSDSLLLDKGFSKKAYKLRNPSRVLFDKLSRPEFGPIEEWFLSEKKVETEVAGKRVIVEGLVELGPSFGADGNLITSRETFLRLFPANPPGSIEIGLVKLKKGSDPVLISRILNNSLPNDVRVLTKNQFIEFEKNYWKNSTAIGFIFSLGALMGFVVGCVVVYQILYSDVTDHLPEYATLLAMGYRLKSLFFVVAREGFLLALFGYLPAYFSGQILYSVIRSSTKLPIIMDSDKTILIFVLVLVMCMGSAAVAMRKLVDADPAEIF from the coding sequence ATGAGTTTTTCTTTTTTAAAATTTAGAAAAATACCATTAGCTTGGTTGTTATTAACTAGGCAACCATTAAGGTTAGCAGTTGCCATAGCTGGAATCAGTTTTGCAGGGATTTTGATGTTTATGCAATTAGGTTTTAGAGATGGTTTATTTGACACAAGCGTAACTATTCATAAACTTCTAGATGCCGATCTTGTTTTGATAAGTCCCAGATCAAAAAGTTCTATAAGCATGAGTGGATTCCCAAAAAGAAGATTGATTCAAACTCTCGCAGTAGAGGAAGTTGAAAAAACTGCTCCCGTTAATCTAAATTATTTACTTTGGAGAAATCCCGAAAATCTTAAAACTAGATCAATACTTGCATTAGGTTTTAATCCCTCTGATTCACTTCTTTTAGATAAGGGATTCTCAAAGAAAGCATATAAATTGAGAAATCCATCAAGAGTTCTTTTTGACAAACTATCTAGACCTGAATTTGGACCGATTGAAGAATGGTTCTTATCTGAAAAAAAAGTGGAGACTGAGGTTGCTGGTAAAAGAGTAATTGTTGAGGGCCTTGTGGAGTTGGGACCATCTTTTGGCGCAGATGGCAATTTGATAACTAGTCGAGAAACCTTCCTAAGACTTTTTCCGGCTAATCCTCCTGGCAGTATAGAAATTGGTTTGGTAAAGCTAAAAAAAGGATCTGATCCTGTATTGATTTCTAGGATATTAAATAACTCACTCCCAAATGATGTTAGGGTTCTTACAAAAAATCAATTTATAGAATTTGAAAAGAATTATTGGAAAAATAGTACTGCAATAGGTTTTATATTTAGTTTGGGAGCATTGATGGGTTTCGTTGTAGGGTGCGTGGTTGTTTATCAAATTCTTTATAGTGACGTTACAGATCACCTCCCAGAGTACGCCACCTTATTGGCAATGGGGTATAGACTTAAGTCCCTTTTCTTTGTTGTAGCTAGAGAGGGGTTTTTGTTGGCTTTGTTTGGTTATTTACCTGCTTATTTCTCTGGTCAAATTCTTTACTCAGTTATAAGAAGTTCTACTAAGCTCCCAATAATAATGGACTCAGACAAAACTATTTTAATTTTCGTATTAGTTTTAGTTATGTGTATGGGGTCCGCCGCTGTTGCGATGCGTAAATTAGTTGACGCTGATCCTGCCGAAATTTTTTAA
- a CDS encoding DevA family ABC transporter ATP-binding protein: MVKANKSKNNVKNLKTVSINNLSHFYGKNENKKQVLNNVNLNIDKGELVLLKGPSGCGKTTLLTLIGALRTCQSGDLTVLNNQLNGASRKTRQILRRSIGMIFQGHNLLRCLTAEQNVQMGADLIKGLTYLQRREIARNWLSAVGLEEHHKKLPNDLSGGQKQRVAIARALSANPKLLLADEPTSALDSVTGREIVTLLKKLAKEQNCSVLMVTHDPRISDMADRILNMEDGKIYSAHSELI; the protein is encoded by the coding sequence ATGGTTAAAGCTAATAAATCAAAAAATAATGTTAAAAACCTTAAAACAGTCTCAATAAATAATTTGAGTCACTTTTATGGAAAAAATGAGAATAAAAAACAAGTTCTTAATAACGTTAATTTAAATATTGATAAAGGAGAGTTGGTTCTTTTGAAAGGACCTTCAGGATGTGGTAAAACGACTCTTTTAACATTAATTGGTGCCTTGAGAACCTGTCAAAGTGGAGATTTAACTGTACTAAATAATCAGTTAAATGGAGCATCAAGGAAAACACGTCAGATTCTTAGAAGAAGTATTGGAATGATTTTTCAAGGTCACAATCTTCTGAGATGTTTAACAGCAGAACAAAATGTCCAGATGGGCGCCGATTTAATAAAAGGTTTAACATATCTGCAAAGACGTGAAATAGCACGGAATTGGTTGTCAGCAGTAGGATTAGAAGAACATCATAAAAAGTTGCCAAATGACTTATCTGGTGGGCAGAAACAGAGAGTAGCAATTGCTCGAGCTTTATCTGCTAACCCAAAACTTTTATTAGCGGATGAGCCCACTTCTGCTTTAGATAGTGTCACAGGAAGAGAAATAGTAACCCTTTTAAAGAAACTAGCAAAAGAGCAAAATTGTTCTGTACTTATGGTGACACATGATCCAAGAATTTCTGATATGGCTGATAGGATACTAAATATGGAAGATGGTAAAATATATAGTGCTCATAGTGAGCTAATATAA
- a CDS encoding glycosyltransferase family 2 protein — MNVSIVIPTYNRLPILEKCLFALENQKLNTNISNYEVIVVDDGSTDGTTSWINKNKADLPHVILFQQEHGGPALGRNLGVIKSKYEIIIFIDSDLIVLDNFINCHVEKLLASWRKNNKKCFTYGSVVNTSNFLNPQSEKHKLLDSSFAYFATGNVAISKELILSVGLFDTSFSLYGWEDLELGERLKKIGTKLIKCPNAVGFHWHPPFNCEQIDSLISQEKERAKMALVFYKKHPNLRVRFMIQLTPLHNLLWQILCLGGLISIDRILPLLKFLVNIRRNRLALEILRIPLNMIYIKQLTKSR; from the coding sequence ATGAATGTAAGTATTGTTATACCGACTTACAATAGATTACCTATACTAGAGAAATGTCTTTTTGCGCTTGAGAATCAAAAATTAAATACAAATATCAGTAATTATGAAGTTATAGTAGTTGATGATGGATCAACTGATGGGACAACATCATGGATAAATAAAAACAAAGCTGATCTCCCCCACGTTATTTTATTTCAACAAGAACATGGAGGGCCTGCACTGGGAAGAAATCTGGGAGTAATTAAATCAAAATATGAAATTATTATATTCATTGATAGTGATCTTATTGTTTTAGACAATTTTATAAATTGCCACGTAGAAAAATTACTTGCCTCTTGGAGAAAAAATAATAAAAAATGTTTTACCTATGGTTCGGTAGTCAACACATCTAATTTTCTTAATCCTCAGAGTGAAAAACATAAATTATTGGATAGTTCTTTTGCGTACTTTGCTACTGGGAATGTAGCGATATCAAAAGAATTAATTTTAAGTGTGGGATTATTTGATACTTCTTTTAGTCTTTACGGATGGGAGGATTTGGAACTTGGAGAAAGATTAAAAAAAATTGGGACAAAATTAATTAAATGCCCAAATGCAGTAGGTTTTCATTGGCATCCGCCATTTAATTGCGAACAAATAGATTCATTAATATCACAAGAAAAAGAGAGAGCAAAAATGGCTTTAGTGTTTTATAAGAAACATCCAAATTTAAGGGTTAGATTTATGATTCAATTAACTCCTCTCCATAATTTACTTTGGCAAATTCTTTGCTTGGGAGGACTAATCAGTATTGATAGAATCCTTCCTTTATTAAAATTCCTAGTAAATATAAGAAGAAATAGACTTGCACTTGAGATACTTAGAATCCCTTTAAATATGATTTACATTAAACAGTTAACCAAATCGAGATAA
- the rpsB gene encoding 30S ribosomal protein S2 — translation MAVVSLSEMMEAGAHFGHQTRRWNPKMSKYIYCARNGVHIIDLVKTALCMNNAYKWTRNAAKSGKRFLFVGTKKQASDVVAQEATRCGAAYVNQRWLGGMLTNWTTMKARIERLKDLERMESSGSIAMRPKKEAAVLRRELERLQKYLGGLKGMRRLPDVVVLVDQRRESNAVLEARKLDISLVSMLDTNCDPDLCEVPIPCNDDAVRSVQLILGRLADAINEGRKGSNAERKN, via the coding sequence ATGGCTGTTGTATCACTATCAGAAATGATGGAAGCTGGTGCTCATTTTGGGCATCAAACTAGACGTTGGAATCCCAAGATGTCCAAGTATATATATTGCGCGAGAAATGGAGTTCATATTATTGATCTTGTAAAAACAGCATTATGTATGAACAATGCATATAAATGGACGAGAAACGCTGCAAAAAGCGGTAAACGTTTCCTATTTGTCGGTACAAAAAAACAAGCATCAGATGTAGTAGCTCAGGAAGCTACACGCTGTGGAGCTGCATATGTAAATCAAAGATGGCTTGGAGGCATGTTGACTAATTGGACAACAATGAAAGCTAGGATTGAAAGACTAAAGGATCTAGAAAGAATGGAAAGTAGTGGTTCAATAGCAATGAGGCCTAAAAAAGAAGCTGCAGTATTAAGGAGAGAACTTGAAAGATTACAAAAATACTTAGGTGGACTTAAGGGTATGAGAAGATTACCAGATGTTGTTGTATTGGTTGATCAGAGAAGAGAATCTAATGCAGTATTAGAAGCTAGGAAATTAGATATTTCATTAGTATCAATGTTGGATACAAATTGCGATCCGGATTTGTGTGAAGTTCCAATTCCTTGTAACGATGATGCTGTTAGATCTGTGCAACTTATTTTAGGAAGACTTGCAGATGCCATTAATGAGGGCAGAAAGGGCTCTAATGCCGAAAGAAAAAATTAA
- the tsf gene encoding translation elongation factor Ts produces the protein MGNITAKLVKDLRDKTGAGMMDCKKALNETEGNLDKALEWLRKKGIASAEKKSGRVAAEGSIGSYIHTGSRVGVLLELNCETDFVARGDIFQSLLKDVSMQVAACPNVEYVSIDEIPEDVVEKEKQIEMGRDDLSGKPEQIKEKIVEGRIAKRLNELVLLSQPYIKDSSLTVEDLVKQAAAKIGENIKVRRFTRYTLGEGIEKNQMDFAEEVASMQTN, from the coding sequence ATGGGAAACATTACAGCAAAACTTGTAAAAGATCTTAGAGACAAAACTGGCGCAGGAATGATGGACTGCAAAAAAGCACTTAACGAAACTGAGGGAAATCTAGATAAAGCTTTGGAATGGTTAAGAAAGAAAGGTATAGCTAGTGCTGAGAAGAAATCGGGAAGAGTAGCTGCCGAAGGGTCAATTGGTAGTTATATACATACTGGATCAAGAGTCGGAGTTTTACTAGAGTTAAATTGTGAAACTGATTTCGTTGCAAGAGGTGATATATTCCAATCTTTGTTGAAGGATGTCTCAATGCAAGTAGCAGCATGCCCAAATGTTGAGTATGTCTCAATTGATGAAATACCGGAAGATGTAGTTGAAAAAGAAAAGCAGATTGAAATGGGTAGGGATGATTTATCTGGAAAACCAGAACAAATTAAAGAAAAAATAGTAGAAGGGAGAATAGCAAAAAGACTTAATGAGCTTGTTTTGCTTTCACAACCCTACATTAAAGATAGTTCTCTAACAGTTGAGGATCTTGTTAAACAAGCAGCTGCAAAAATTGGGGAAAATATCAAAGTAAGACGCTTTACAAGATATACATTGGGCGAAGGTATCGAAAAAAATCAGATGGACTTTGCTGAAGAGGTCGCATCAATGCAAACAAACTAG
- a CDS encoding adenylate cyclase produces MNNFNNYLDIVKIKSQLERADIQKRILTKNIYREYEIYLNLIRDLLFISVEKGLNQIYSYPTINDNFLNENESYNLFEKKISKLIFKNLPFLTVEQLKINEIEKNINKEINFTIFNSSTKIIDDQKEKFQYEDSFQLKEPVQYEITEDFSNTSEYYQANNYERFVSLDLDNNHHNNYLSKNNIFENLGVEKQFISSLIELIGDEKVEKPRYQEKENIKQMDNLPKNQILNNFDLIDKSLDNLLLNLSYSINQELFKANLIKNLISKDSFDYLVGKNFMIKHPYPFVINFELNLNRSSLIVNNFPSIIFFNISTVELEFKNLNLSIQRNKINELKNQFQRLIKKETYWRQKEFSLNKIH; encoded by the coding sequence TTGAATAATTTCAATAATTACTTAGATATAGTTAAAATTAAATCTCAATTAGAGAGAGCAGACATACAAAAAAGAATATTAACTAAAAATATCTATAGGGAATATGAAATTTACCTTAATCTAATAAGAGATCTACTTTTCATATCTGTAGAAAAAGGCCTTAATCAAATATATAGTTATCCAACAATTAATGATAATTTCTTAAATGAAAATGAATCCTATAATCTTTTTGAAAAAAAAATAAGTAAATTAATATTTAAGAATTTGCCCTTTTTGACAGTAGAACAATTAAAGATAAATGAAATTGAAAAAAATATAAATAAGGAAATCAATTTTACTATTTTTAATAGTTCAACAAAAATAATAGATGATCAAAAAGAAAAATTCCAATATGAAGATAGTTTTCAATTAAAAGAACCCGTTCAGTATGAGATTACTGAAGATTTTTCAAATACTTCTGAATATTATCAAGCTAATAATTATGAAAGATTCGTATCACTTGATTTAGATAATAACCACCATAATAATTATTTATCTAAAAACAATATTTTTGAAAATTTAGGAGTTGAAAAACAATTTATTTCCTCCTTAATTGAATTAATAGGAGATGAAAAGGTGGAAAAACCAAGATATCAAGAAAAAGAAAATATCAAGCAAATGGATAATTTACCAAAAAATCAGATTCTTAATAATTTTGATTTAATAGACAAGTCATTGGACAATTTACTATTGAATCTTTCATATAGTATTAACCAAGAATTATTCAAGGCAAATTTAATAAAAAATTTGATATCCAAAGATTCCTTTGATTACTTAGTAGGCAAAAATTTTATGATAAAACATCCATATCCTTTTGTTATTAATTTCGAATTAAACTTAAATAGGTCATCATTAATAGTCAATAATTTTCCAAGCATTATTTTCTTCAATATATCTACTGTTGAGTTAGAGTTTAAAAATTTAAATCTTTCTATTCAAAGGAACAAAATAAATGAGCTCAAAAATCAATTTCAGCGTTTGATTAAAAAAGAGACATATTGGAGGCAAAAAGAATTCTCTTTGAATAAAATACATTGA
- the recG gene encoding ATP-dependent DNA helicase RecG, with translation MTISGNNNKLIKDWIRPLQKSLTIETENKFINTLGREKYFNDYLHESLKKLDNLNLSDEYLRIFYEFSKKYNEYNKLDENQRKRLIIDTRKNLYKLGKTLEIESSNNISNNVFLNKADSSLSFDSDISLIKNVGKVYKNKLNELGIFHIKDLINYFPRTYLDYTNRVKIINLKPDNLYTCIANVKRFYIYKSKKNSNLSIMNILVSDETSSIKVTKFFLGRRFRSYSFFTSQKSLYSPGTKLAISGKVKLTEYGKTFVDPQIEILKDNNDNFNFSGKILPLYSLGEALSNMSFIKLMKKVLIYAKQYPEILNNKQLDSLSLLSKGESLINIHFPPTQQALRESKKRLVFDELFLLQIKFLLRKRKTNKNVISQFPQKKSLLKEFLNTFPFELTKSQENVLNEIKKDLSNPVPMSRLLQGDVGSGKTIIAIASLLLVIEKNLQGAFMVPTEVLAEQHYKNLLKYLNPLLVSVELLTGNTPQKKRKEIFSNLNNGLVDILVGTHALFEDKVIFNALGMVVIDEQHRFGVTQRNKLLNKGENTNLLSMTATPIPRTLALSIYGDLDVSQITELPPGRVPITTKIISEDDLTNLFKIVEDEINKGKQAYVILPLIEDSEKMNLSSAKKTFKHLSEEVFFNKKVGLLHGKLSSQEKNEVINSFLKNEINILVSTTVIEVGIDVPNATIMIIYNSDRFGLSQLHQLRGRVGRGSTKSFCYLVTPDKNGLENKRLCVLQKSNDGFYIAEKDLELRGPGQILGYRQSGLPDFVLDNLPNNKFLIDKAREEAIKIVSDDPDLKENVVLRNILIDNSDNKFIHDFLN, from the coding sequence GTGACTATTAGCGGGAATAATAATAAATTAATTAAAGATTGGATAAGACCTCTTCAAAAATCTCTTACGATTGAAACTGAAAACAAATTTATTAATACTTTAGGAAGAGAAAAATACTTTAATGATTATTTGCATGAATCATTAAAAAAACTAGATAATCTAAATCTCTCAGACGAATATTTAAGGATATTTTATGAATTTTCTAAAAAATATAATGAATATAATAAATTAGATGAAAATCAAAGAAAAAGGTTAATAATAGACACAAGAAAAAATCTTTATAAGCTAGGTAAAACTCTAGAAATAGAAAGTTCTAATAATATTTCTAATAATGTTTTTCTTAATAAAGCTGATTCAAGTTTGTCTTTTGATTCAGATATTTCATTAATAAAAAATGTAGGAAAAGTTTATAAAAATAAGCTTAATGAATTAGGGATATTTCATATAAAAGATCTAATTAATTATTTCCCACGAACATATCTAGACTATACGAATAGAGTTAAAATAATAAATTTAAAACCAGATAATTTATACACGTGCATCGCAAACGTTAAAAGGTTTTATATTTATAAGAGTAAAAAAAATAGTAATTTGTCAATAATGAATATTTTAGTTTCTGATGAAACTTCTTCAATAAAGGTCACAAAATTTTTTTTAGGAAGAAGATTTAGATCTTACTCCTTCTTCACATCTCAAAAATCTTTGTATTCTCCTGGAACTAAATTAGCAATTTCGGGTAAGGTTAAATTGACAGAGTATGGCAAAACTTTTGTAGATCCGCAGATTGAAATTCTTAAGGATAACAATGATAATTTTAATTTCTCAGGCAAAATATTACCCTTGTATTCATTAGGTGAAGCTTTATCAAATATGAGTTTTATAAAACTTATGAAAAAGGTACTAATTTATGCAAAGCAATATCCAGAAATTTTAAATAATAAGCAACTTGATTCATTATCTTTATTATCAAAAGGAGAGTCGTTGATTAATATTCATTTCCCACCAACTCAACAGGCACTTAGGGAGTCAAAAAAACGTTTGGTTTTTGATGAATTATTCCTACTTCAAATTAAGTTCCTACTCAGAAAAAGAAAGACGAATAAAAATGTAATTTCACAATTTCCTCAAAAGAAATCTTTATTAAAAGAATTTTTAAATACTTTTCCTTTTGAATTAACAAAATCTCAAGAAAATGTTTTAAATGAAATTAAGAAAGATTTATCTAATCCTGTACCAATGTCTAGATTGCTTCAGGGAGATGTGGGAAGCGGTAAAACCATAATTGCAATAGCGTCTCTTTTACTTGTCATTGAAAAAAACCTGCAAGGTGCATTTATGGTCCCAACTGAGGTATTGGCAGAACAGCATTATAAAAATTTATTAAAATATTTAAATCCCCTTTTAGTTTCTGTTGAACTACTTACTGGGAATACTCCTCAAAAAAAGAGAAAAGAAATTTTCTCTAATTTGAACAATGGATTAGTTGATATCCTCGTAGGTACTCATGCACTATTTGAGGATAAAGTCATCTTTAATGCGTTAGGCATGGTCGTCATTGATGAACAACATAGATTTGGAGTTACTCAAAGAAATAAATTACTAAATAAAGGAGAAAATACTAACTTGTTATCAATGACAGCAACACCAATTCCAAGAACTCTTGCGCTTTCTATTTATGGTGATTTAGATGTGAGTCAAATTACTGAACTCCCTCCTGGGAGAGTTCCCATAACAACAAAAATAATTTCGGAAGATGATTTAACTAACTTGTTCAAGATTGTTGAAGATGAAATCAATAAGGGAAAGCAGGCTTATGTGATTTTGCCACTTATAGAAGATTCAGAAAAAATGAATTTAAGCTCCGCAAAGAAAACATTCAAACATTTATCAGAAGAGGTCTTTTTTAACAAAAAAGTTGGATTATTACATGGCAAATTAAGTTCACAAGAAAAGAATGAAGTAATTAATTCTTTTTTAAAGAATGAAATTAATATATTGGTTTCAACCACAGTTATTGAGGTTGGCATCGATGTGCCTAACGCCACAATTATGATTATTTACAATTCGGACAGATTTGGATTGTCCCAGTTACATCAATTAAGGGGGAGAGTTGGTAGAGGATCAACAAAATCTTTTTGTTATCTGGTAACCCCCGATAAAAATGGATTAGAAAACAAACGACTTTGTGTTTTGCAAAAATCTAATGATGGTTTTTATATTGCTGAAAAAGACTTGGAGCTTAGAGGGCCAGGTCAGATTTTAGGATATAGACAATCCGGATTGCCTGATTTTGTACTGGACAATTTACCTAACAATAAATTTCTTATTGATAAGGCTCGTGAAGAGGCTATTAAGATTGTTAGTGATGATCCTGATTTAAAAGAAAATGTTGTTTTAAGGAATATACTTATTGATAATTCTGATAATAAATTCATTCATGATTTCTTGAATTGA
- a CDS encoding M15 family metallopeptidase: MKIWNKIPIKDNGDKLIAIPSCLKFLDPHPYSHLGAPYKDKTSIWKLREEVVNRLVKVNDYLISKSSFYLLIYDSWRPLEVQEFMFKRAFLLECEKSDIDISFENIKSYPSILKKVEKFWAYPSYDIRCPPPHSTGGALDVCLSDKYGNLVEMGSIVDQMDETSNPYFYANIKNEEAIIWNSRRNLLREVMTKFGFAQHPYEWWHFSYGDQLWAWKNKKANAIYGKI; encoded by the coding sequence TTGAAAATTTGGAATAAAATACCAATTAAAGATAATGGAGATAAATTAATAGCTATACCTAGCTGCCTAAAGTTTTTAGATCCACACCCTTACTCTCATTTAGGAGCACCTTACAAAGATAAAACTTCTATTTGGAAATTAAGAGAGGAGGTCGTAAATAGATTAGTAAAAGTAAATGATTATTTGATATCAAAGAGTAGTTTTTACCTTTTAATTTATGACAGTTGGCGACCTTTAGAAGTTCAGGAATTTATGTTTAAAAGAGCATTTTTATTAGAGTGTGAAAAATCCGATATTGATATTTCTTTTGAAAATATAAAATCATATCCATCAATTTTAAAAAAAGTTGAAAAATTTTGGGCATATCCTTCTTATGACATTAGGTGTCCTCCCCCTCATTCAACTGGGGGTGCCTTGGATGTTTGTTTATCAGATAAATACGGAAATCTTGTTGAAATGGGAAGCATAGTTGATCAAATGGATGAGACCTCAAATCCTTATTTTTATGCAAACATCAAAAATGAAGAAGCAATTATTTGGAATAGTAGAAGAAATTTATTAAGGGAAGTTATGACTAAATTCGGATTTGCTCAACATCCATATGAATGGTGGCATTTTAGTTATGGTGATCAATTATGGGCTTGGAAAAATAAAAAAGCAAATGCCATTTATGGAAAAATTTAA